GAACACAAAAAAAGAGATGGCGTAATAACCTGTCGTAAATAAGCTAGCACAGCCAGCAGGACAGCTGTGAAATCGTGGGTCATAGTCTACTATTGATCGTCGTGTTTCTTCCGTTGCTGCGACGTGTGATCTACCTCCTGGCCTTTGTAGGTAGGGCCGGGCTCCCCGTCACTCTCCTCGGCCAGTTCCGATAAGCCAATATTTTGATTCTCGACATCGTAAGAGTGAATAAGTCCTTCACGATCACCATGGCCGTTCAGGAAGGCGacgctggaagagctgcgGCGGTGCGGTTCGTGGCTTCTACGCGCCTGCATTGATCGACGCGTTTGGAACCCTGCAATGCCATCTGTGGGaaccccttcctcatcaaactTCGAGTTGAGCAGTTGTCCGTCTGGGTCATGCCGGGAGATGTTCAAGAGATATACCCCGGAGAAGATAATAAGGAAGCCGCAGAGTAGCGAAATGGTGTTCACGGCATCGGTTGTGTTGAATCCTTTGAACAGGATGAAAGAGGCGCAGAGCGTAGCAGTCGTAAATGTGACATAATACAAGGGATTGACACTGTGGAGAATGTTAGCTAGATCAATTTTATTTTGAGCAGGGCTACCCACATCGAGGTCGAGAACTCGTTCAATGCCTTGTTGAAATAGTTCATCTGTGTGAGAATGCAAAAAACCGTGACAATGAGGAAAACGTATGTCGACGCATGACTGAACTGGTTGTGCCCTCCGAGACTGAGTTTCAAGGCAATTCCGAAAGCCTTTACGGACATGACGGAGACGGAGCCAACGGTGGAGCAGATCGAGATGTAAATTAGAGGATTCCTCTTCCCATATAATGGTGCGACACGGTAGATCATCAGGGAGGCAAAGATAGCGACTGCAAGGCAATAGACCAAAAAGCCTAGAATCAAGGAAACAAAGAGTTAGAATTCCCATTCGTGATATATTCGGCGCTGAGGCGTACCAGGTTGAAGCGCATAGTGCAAAATCTCATCAATCGTTTCGACTGGCTGGTCCGGTGGCGCATGTAAAACAATGACGACTGAACCCAGTAAACACATGGCACAGCCCAGCTTCCCCAAGACACCAAGTCTTTCTTTGAGGAAATAGGACCCTAGAACGGCGCTTTAAGGAGTTAGCAATTTGCCAGGCCATTCGAATAAGTAGGACAGGTAACCGCAACTCACCCGATTAGGACACTTAGCGCACCCAACGGTGTAACCAAAATAGCGGGTGCGAATGCATATGCGGCAAAGTTGGCGGCTTCTCCGATAGCCACTGCGACCTTGTTAGATTTCTATTTTCGGTCTGACAGTAATGATCGATTCCATACAGATACTGACTCCGGCCCACCACGTCGGACTCTTCAAATATGAAaatccttctccttcaaacCCATGTCGTTCTGTCGCATGATTCAAACCCTGTGCGGAATTAGTGAGTTGTTTATCCCGGCCGAACGTAGGCTTTGATAGTCGGAGGAAAGGAAGGGCGGGATCCGGTATATACGCACTATTTTCGTGATGACGAAACTTGTGCCTTGGGACTGGTCAGTACTGCGCGAGTAATAGAATagagaaggaagaaccaTACCAATAGCCATTGTTGATAAGATGGCCAGTAAAAGGCCGATATACCTGTTGTCCGAATCATCCGATTAGAATGCGGTCGTCTAACGAAGGGATTGAGCCAGAAGAGGCGATGCGACGGGCGTACTTTTCTGAAATCATATTTGCTGTGCTCAAGGAGCGATTGCTCCTCCTGGTGAAAAAGCTCCAACTCTAGCAGTGATTCGAACGAAGGAAGACAAAAGCGTCGTGAGCGATCGCAAGGAAGATAGTGAGCGGGCCCGGTCGGCGAGTTGTCGAGAGCCCAGAATGCACCAACACAAACACAGGAATACCGGTCGGAATGAAGACGGAGGGTCGCGAAACAAGGACAGCAGTCGAAAAAGAATGGAGCGGCTGAAGACCCTGCAGCCTGAAGAATGGGACAGATTGCGGACGGCGAGTGCTGGGGATTATTGATTAGAGGATCGATCTCGATGGAGGTCGATTCGGAGGCTGGCTGCGGCCGggcctgttgctgctgcacTCGTGCGGTGGGGTTGCTGGGACTGGATCTGGACGCGTAAGTGGCCCAAGCGAACGAAGCGGCAAACCAAGTATGTCACTGGCGATCAGAACAGTAACAGACAACGAAGGTTGGGATTTAGGAATAACAGGCGCGAGTgcaaaaagagagagagccAAGAGAGCAGGTGAAAGAAGGACAAACGAGTGAACAAGGGCCGAAAGAAGGGCGTGTGAAGGGCAAGTTTCAAGAGGCCAAAAGTCATCTGGCAAACTGGAGGGTCGCACGACTAATAAGTAACAAGGCCGCTTTCGATGCCTACGCAAGCCAGGACCAGGCCCAGAGCGACAAGAATAGCAGTGTGCCAGTTTGTTCAACGAGCCAAACTTTGATGCTTatgctctctctctctcacaATCAATCTACGACTACTGACTACTTACTGTAACCACTTCTATAGACAGGTATTGGTAGCCACTGCACTCTCTGTCCTGGGTAACTGGACTATCTTGCTGtcctggaggaaatcaaggGCAAGGTGGCCATTCTTGTCTCAGGCGTGTTTTATTATGTGGAGGACCCCTTGAAAGGGCCAAGTTCGGCCAAGTTGAACGATCGGCGTTTCAATTCAAAACCGAGAATAGCTGCAGGTCCGGCCTCTCGGCGAGGCTGAGCAACGCCCCCCAGTTTTGTGCCCCAGTTTATGCCGTTTATGCCGTCGTACGATGCATTTGGTCTGAA
This region of Aspergillus puulaauensis MK2 DNA, chromosome 5, nearly complete sequence genomic DNA includes:
- a CDS encoding DUF803 domain membrane protein (COG:S;~EggNog:ENOG410PFV6;~InterPro:IPR008521;~PFAM:PF05653;~TransMembrane:9 (o6-30i51-72o78-97i104-123o135-160i172-194o206-223i244-264o270-289i);~go_component: GO:0016021 - integral component of membrane [Evidence IEA];~go_function: GO:0015095 - magnesium ion transmembrane transporter activity [Evidence IEA];~go_process: GO:0015693 - magnesium ion transport [Evidence IEA]); translation: MISEKYIGLLLAILSTMAIGTSFVITKIGLNHATERHGFEGEGFSYLKSPTWWAGVSILAIGEAANFAAYAFAPAILVTPLGALSVLIGAVLGSYFLKERLGVLGKLGCAMCLLGSVVIVLHAPPDQPVETIDEILHYALQPGFLVYCLAVAIFASLMIYRVAPLYGKRNPLIYISICSTVGSVSVMSVKAFGIALKLSLGGHNQFSHASTYVFLIVTVFCILTQMNYFNKALNEFSTSIVNPLYYVTFTTATLCASFILFKGFNTTDAVNTISLLCGFLIIFSGVYLLNISRHDPDGQLLNSKFDEEGVPTDGIAGFQTRRSMQARRSHEPHRRSSSSVAFLNGHGDREGLIHSYDVENQNIGLSELAEESDGEPGPTYKGQEVDHTSQQRKKHDDQ